The Paenibacillus sophorae genome has a segment encoding these proteins:
- the resB gene encoding cytochrome c biogenesis protein ResB, protein MSGRTPLFVNTKCECGHQNPVGTVLCEACGKPLQGNADSGDPLEMRYDGMARRSQKANPGVIDQVWNFFSSVKIAIYLIVLTLLGSTLGTVFPQESTFLNIDPSTYYKQRYGTAGEIYYRLGLSHTYESWWFITLLVMIGASLVICSLDRVLPLYKALSRQKVRKHRRFLTRQKVVLVRKIAEDSDAWVAGAVQPLKKQGYRVITDGSALLAEKHRFSRWGPYIIHIGLIIFLLAVLARGLPGLNMDQHLAFPQGDIIHIPDTSYYLKNEKFTVEFYKDEEMPEEFRGKKVLPKLYETKAVLYECTADCGDPSKEPKLTKVASHAIQVNDPLSYKGMKAYQFDYDLTPVLRSVTPKLVNSATGESYGSFKLEMKNPQRSFAAGPYTLELKEKYMEFGLNEEGQPISKSPYPNAPAFLFLIKGPNLPPDGEQYFYFPKQNDKAEFQQDAINNKLGGEDRFLELEVGDMSGVDFSESTSYLNIRVDRAMPFVWVGAGIVMLGLVLGFYWQHRRIWLTVDGGELTLGAHTNKNWFGLRREVKSFLEKMNISVDEKSLENGGGQA, encoded by the coding sequence ATGAGCGGACGTACACCCCTTTTCGTCAATACGAAATGCGAATGCGGACACCAGAATCCCGTCGGTACGGTGCTGTGCGAAGCGTGCGGCAAGCCGCTGCAGGGTAACGCGGACTCGGGTGATCCCCTTGAAATGCGCTATGACGGCATGGCCCGCCGTTCCCAAAAAGCCAATCCGGGCGTCATCGATCAGGTGTGGAACTTTTTTTCCTCGGTCAAAATCGCGATCTACTTGATCGTGCTGACGCTTCTCGGCTCCACGCTGGGAACCGTCTTTCCGCAGGAAAGCACCTTTCTCAATATCGATCCTTCCACCTATTACAAGCAGCGTTACGGCACAGCCGGCGAAATCTATTACAGACTCGGCCTATCCCATACGTATGAATCCTGGTGGTTCATCACTCTCCTGGTCATGATCGGGGCATCGCTTGTCATTTGCAGCCTTGACCGTGTGCTTCCTCTGTACAAAGCTCTCAGTAGGCAAAAAGTCCGCAAGCACCGCCGGTTTCTAACAAGGCAGAAGGTCGTACTGGTAAGAAAGATCGCGGAGGATTCGGATGCCTGGGTGGCAGGAGCCGTTCAGCCTCTGAAGAAACAGGGTTACCGGGTTATAACAGACGGCAGCGCACTGCTGGCGGAGAAGCACCGGTTCAGCCGCTGGGGGCCTTACATTATCCATATCGGCCTGATTATCTTTCTGCTTGCCGTGCTGGCAAGAGGGCTGCCGGGGCTTAATATGGATCAGCATCTTGCCTTTCCGCAGGGAGACATCATCCATATTCCGGACACCTCCTATTATTTGAAGAATGAGAAATTCACGGTAGAGTTCTACAAGGACGAGGAGATGCCTGAGGAATTCCGCGGCAAAAAAGTGCTGCCTAAGCTGTACGAAACGAAGGCGGTTCTATACGAATGCACGGCGGACTGCGGCGACCCATCCAAGGAACCAAAGCTAACGAAAGTGGCTTCGCATGCGATCCAGGTTAACGATCCTTTGAGCTACAAAGGAATGAAAGCGTATCAGTTTGATTATGACCTTACCCCTGTGCTGCGTTCGGTGACCCCGAAGCTGGTCAATTCCGCGACAGGAGAATCGTATGGATCGTTCAAGCTGGAGATGAAAAATCCGCAGCGCAGCTTTGCCGCCGGTCCGTATACGCTGGAGCTGAAAGAGAAGTATATGGAATTCGGACTGAATGAGGAAGGCCAGCCGATCTCCAAATCACCGTATCCGAACGCGCCCGCCTTTCTTTTTCTAATCAAGGGCCCGAACCTGCCGCCGGACGGCGAGCAGTATTTCTATTTTCCGAAGCAGAATGACAAGGCTGAATTCCAGCAGGACGCGATCAATAACAAGCTCGGAGGAGAGGACCGCTTTCTGGAGCTTGAGGTGGGTGATATGAGCGGCGTCGATTTCTCAGAGTCAACCAGCTATCTCAACATCCGCGTGGATCGTGCGATGCCGTTCGTCTGGGTCGGCGCCGGAATTGTCATGCTCGGCCTGGTGCTTGGATTTTACTGGCAGCATAGACGGATTTGGCTGACTGTGGACGGGGGAGAGCTGACGCTTGGGGCGCATACGAACAAGAACTGGTTCGGACTTCGGCGGGAAGTGAAGTCTTTCTTGGAGAAAATGAATATTTCCGTGGATGAAAAATCATTGGAAAATGGGGGAGGTCAAGCATGA
- the serA gene encoding phosphoglycerate dehydrogenase, protein MFKILVSDPISDLGIQQLTEASDVTVDKKTGLSEDELIAIIGEYDGLLVRSQTTVTEKIIEAGSNLKVIGRAGVGVDNINLEAATKRGVVVINAPDGNTITTCEHAFAMMMALARHIPQAYAKTTTGVWDKKSFLGVELRGKTLGVLGMGRIGSEVAKRAKAFGMNILAYDPFLTADRAEKLEVTLASVDDIVQGADFITVHTPLTPQTRHMISRPQFEVMKKGMRIVNCARGGVIDEMALVEAIDAGIVAGAAFDVFEKEPPQADHPFLSHPKIIVTPHLGASTVEAQENVAIDVSEQVLHILRNEPFINAVNIPPVAPSVMNKLQPYFNLGEKLGSFASQITNGAINEIHVEFAGDLSDVDTQPLNRYIVKGVLSRHFGGDVNIVNSMHLAKTREVNVVVTKASKTKGFTNLITVKLIAEGGEERLVAGTLLQGYGERIVQLGKFPVDIAPEGNQILISHNDKPGIIGNVGTLLGQNDVNIASMQVGRIVVGGEAIMLLTVDKEVPDDVLVKLAALSEINTAKEVVLQ, encoded by the coding sequence ATGTTTAAAATTTTGGTATCGGACCCGATCAGCGATCTGGGCATTCAGCAGCTGACGGAAGCAAGCGACGTAACGGTAGACAAAAAAACGGGTCTCAGCGAGGATGAACTCATTGCGATTATCGGCGAATACGACGGTCTGCTTGTACGGTCCCAAACCACTGTCACCGAGAAAATTATCGAAGCGGGGTCCAATCTGAAAGTAATCGGACGTGCAGGCGTCGGCGTGGACAATATCAATCTGGAAGCCGCCACGAAGCGCGGAGTTGTCGTGATTAACGCTCCGGACGGCAACACCATCACTACTTGTGAGCATGCCTTTGCGATGATGATGGCTCTGGCTCGCCATATTCCCCAAGCCTATGCGAAGACAACCACCGGCGTATGGGACAAAAAATCATTCCTCGGCGTTGAGCTCCGCGGCAAAACGCTTGGCGTTCTCGGCATGGGCCGGATCGGCAGCGAAGTTGCGAAGCGCGCCAAGGCATTCGGCATGAACATTTTAGCCTATGACCCGTTTCTGACGGCTGACCGTGCGGAAAAGCTGGAAGTAACGCTGGCTTCTGTTGATGACATCGTACAGGGTGCGGACTTCATCACTGTTCACACACCGCTGACTCCACAAACGCGCCACATGATTTCCCGCCCTCAGTTCGAGGTTATGAAAAAAGGCATGCGCATCGTCAACTGTGCGCGTGGCGGCGTCATTGATGAAATGGCACTGGTAGAAGCTATCGATGCAGGGATCGTGGCCGGAGCGGCTTTTGACGTATTCGAGAAAGAACCGCCGCAAGCGGATCACCCTTTCCTGTCGCATCCGAAAATCATCGTCACTCCGCACCTTGGCGCATCGACTGTGGAAGCACAGGAGAATGTGGCGATCGACGTATCCGAGCAGGTGCTGCATATTTTGCGGAATGAGCCATTCATCAATGCGGTTAACATCCCTCCGGTTGCTCCAAGTGTCATGAACAAGCTGCAGCCTTACTTCAATCTCGGGGAGAAGCTTGGCAGCTTCGCATCGCAGATTACGAATGGCGCCATCAACGAAATTCATGTGGAATTTGCCGGCGACCTTTCGGATGTCGACACTCAACCGCTGAACCGGTACATTGTCAAAGGCGTACTGTCCCGCCACTTCGGCGGCGACGTCAACATCGTCAATTCCATGCACTTGGCCAAGACACGCGAAGTAAATGTGGTCGTGACTAAAGCCTCGAAAACTAAAGGCTTCACAAACCTGATCACAGTGAAGCTCATTGCCGAGGGAGGCGAAGAGCGCCTTGTGGCCGGTACGCTTCTGCAAGGATACGGAGAACGGATCGTGCAGTTGGGTAAATTCCCGGTTGATATCGCTCCGGAAGGCAATCAAATCCTGATCTCCCATAACGATAAACCCGGCATTATCGGCAACGTAGGTACGCTGCTCGGCCAGAACGACGTCAACATCGCGTCGATGCAGGTGGGACGTATCGTTGTCGGCGGCGAAGCCATTATGCTGCTGACCGTCGACAAGGAAGTTCCGGATGATGTGCTGGTGAAGCTGGCCGCTTTATCGGAGATTAATACGGCTAAAGAAGTCGTGCTGCAGTAG
- a CDS encoding response regulator transcription factor produces MAEHLNRILVVDDEERIRRLLKMYLEKEGYEIDEAEDGEIALRKATAADYGLILLDVMLPGIDGIEVLTRLRDVKSTPVLMLTAKGEEINRVQGFEMGADDYVVKPFSPREVIYRVKAIMRRSSATAFLSKETNSSNNIVFTHLVIEHDAHRVTAGGQEVSLTPKEYELLHYLAVSPDKVFSREELLKDVWNYEFFGDLRTVDTHVKRLREKLNKVSPESAAMITTVWGVGYKLEVPK; encoded by the coding sequence ATGGCAGAACATCTGAATAGAATTCTGGTGGTAGACGATGAGGAACGTATTCGCCGTCTGCTGAAAATGTATCTTGAGAAGGAAGGCTATGAAATCGACGAAGCAGAAGACGGAGAAATCGCGCTGCGCAAAGCAACCGCCGCCGATTATGGATTAATTCTGCTGGATGTCATGCTGCCCGGTATTGACGGCATCGAGGTGCTGACCCGGCTCAGAGACGTAAAGTCCACTCCGGTTCTCATGCTGACCGCCAAGGGCGAGGAGATCAACCGTGTGCAGGGCTTTGAAATGGGAGCGGACGATTATGTTGTCAAACCGTTCAGCCCGCGGGAGGTCATCTACCGGGTGAAGGCGATTATGCGCCGTTCCTCAGCGACCGCCTTTCTGTCGAAGGAGACGAATTCCAGCAACAATATCGTATTCACGCATCTGGTCATCGAGCATGACGCGCACCGCGTTACGGCTGGAGGGCAGGAGGTCAGCCTGACGCCGAAGGAGTACGAACTGCTGCATTATTTGGCGGTATCGCCGGACAAAGTGTTCTCGCGGGAGGAACTGCTGAAGGATGTGTGGAATTACGAATTTTTCGGCGATTTGCGCACGGTGGATACCCATGTGAAGCGTCTCCGCGAAAAGCTGAATAAGGTGTCGCCGGAATCTGCTGCGATGATCACGACGGTGTGGGGCGTAGGCTACAAGCTTGAGGTCCCGAAATAA
- a CDS encoding redoxin domain-containing protein gives MGKARKPVQIIILVLIVLLGGYAVGTTAFGGDGKPEEGSRAPSFELLGLDGKTHKLDEYKGKPIVLNFWGSWCAPCVKEMPALQAQWEKWKAQGVVVVGINVGEDQMTIQNFVNGIGVNFPILMDPDRDAVRSYGISPLPTTFFINANGNIDTIHIGQLDLSTLDAQIGKLVSR, from the coding sequence GTGGGCAAAGCGAGAAAACCGGTACAAATCATCATTTTGGTTCTGATCGTCCTGCTTGGCGGGTATGCGGTCGGAACCACTGCATTCGGAGGAGACGGCAAGCCCGAGGAGGGCAGCCGCGCTCCGTCCTTTGAGCTGCTAGGGTTGGACGGTAAGACCCATAAGCTGGACGAATATAAAGGTAAGCCGATTGTCCTGAATTTCTGGGGCTCCTGGTGCGCTCCGTGTGTAAAGGAAATGCCTGCTCTCCAGGCCCAGTGGGAGAAATGGAAAGCCCAGGGGGTCGTTGTCGTCGGCATCAATGTCGGCGAGGATCAAATGACGATCCAGAACTTTGTAAACGGTATCGGCGTCAACTTCCCGATTCTGATGGACCCGGATAGGGATGCGGTTCGCAGCTATGGGATCTCTCCTCTGCCGACGACCTTTTTTATCAACGCCAATGGGAACATCGATACGATCCATATCGGACAGCTTGATCTGAGTACGCTCGATGCGCAAATCGGAAAGCTGGTGAGCCGATGA
- the glpK gene encoding glycerol kinase GlpK — protein MSRYILSLDQGTTSSRAILFDEEARMVTQGQYELTQYFPRPGWVEHDPEQIWNMQLKSAREAIAQSGIDASQIAAIGITNQRETALVWDKATGRAVYPAIVWQDRRTAEMCEELKRRGLEREIGEKTGLVADAYFSATKIAWILDHVEGARERAERGELLAGTVDTWLIWKLTGGAVHATDVTNASRTMLFDLHRRVWDGKLMAELNIPAGMLPEVRMSGGSFGTALKQWFGAEISIASVLGDQQAALFGHTCLEAGSAKNTYGTGCFILMNTGSEAVASRHGLLTTVAWGIGDELYYALEGSVFVAGAAVQWLEEGLGLIENPGQSEEKAREVEDSGGVVVVPAFTGLGAPYWDMYARGAVFGLTRGTTSAHLVRATLESLAFQSRDVIGAMEKDAGMPLSDLRVDGGAVRNDLLMQFQADILGREVTRTTYSETTALGAALLAGLIAGFWNREELRNFNKAEKTFTPAMPQEERENSYRIWQDAVTRTMGWDKHVRP, from the coding sequence ATGAGCCGCTACATTTTGTCACTGGATCAGGGCACGACCAGTTCGCGGGCGATTCTGTTCGATGAAGAGGCCCGAATGGTCACTCAGGGCCAATATGAGCTTACCCAGTATTTCCCCCGCCCAGGCTGGGTAGAGCATGACCCGGAGCAGATCTGGAATATGCAGCTCAAATCGGCAAGAGAGGCGATCGCGCAGAGCGGTATCGATGCCTCGCAAATCGCCGCAATCGGCATTACGAACCAGCGTGAGACGGCGCTGGTCTGGGACAAGGCGACAGGCAGAGCGGTATACCCGGCCATCGTATGGCAGGACCGGAGAACCGCGGAAATGTGCGAGGAGCTTAAGCGAAGGGGGCTGGAGCGGGAAATCGGGGAGAAAACAGGCCTCGTGGCCGACGCTTATTTCTCGGCGACGAAGATCGCCTGGATACTCGATCATGTGGAAGGTGCGCGGGAAAGAGCCGAGCGGGGCGAACTGCTGGCCGGAACAGTGGATACCTGGCTGATCTGGAAGCTCACCGGCGGCGCTGTGCACGCCACGGACGTCACCAATGCGTCGCGGACGATGCTGTTTGATCTGCACCGGAGGGTCTGGGACGGGAAGCTGATGGCCGAGCTGAACATTCCGGCGGGTATGCTGCCCGAGGTGCGGATGTCGGGCGGGTCCTTCGGAACGGCGCTTAAGCAGTGGTTCGGAGCGGAGATCTCCATTGCTTCCGTACTGGGGGACCAGCAGGCGGCGCTCTTTGGGCACACCTGTCTGGAAGCCGGGAGTGCCAAGAATACGTACGGCACCGGCTGCTTTATTCTGATGAATACGGGAAGCGAAGCGGTAGCCTCACGGCACGGACTGCTGACGACTGTGGCATGGGGAATAGGCGATGAGCTGTATTATGCGCTTGAGGGCAGTGTATTCGTCGCGGGCGCGGCGGTGCAGTGGCTGGAGGAGGGTCTCGGCCTGATTGAAAATCCGGGGCAATCCGAGGAAAAGGCGCGGGAGGTTGAGGACAGCGGCGGGGTCGTCGTCGTGCCGGCTTTTACCGGACTGGGCGCGCCGTATTGGGATATGTATGCCCGTGGAGCAGTGTTCGGCTTAACACGCGGAACGACCTCCGCCCACCTTGTTCGCGCCACACTGGAATCACTTGCATTCCAATCAAGGGATGTAATCGGGGCAATGGAGAAGGACGCCGGCATGCCGCTTTCCGACCTGCGGGTGGACGGCGGAGCGGTGCGCAACGATCTGCTGATGCAGTTTCAGGCAGATATTCTGGGCAGAGAAGTAACGCGCACGACATACTCGGAGACAACGGCGCTGGGGGCGGCTCTGCTGGCTGGTCTTATCGCGGGCTTTTGGAACCGTGAAGAGCTGCGGAATTTCAATAAGGCCGAGAAGACTTTTACGCCTGCCATGCCGCAGGAGGAACGGGAGAACAGTTACCGTATTTGGCAGGACGCCGTCACACGGACAATGGGATGGGATAAGCATGTGCGCCCGTGA
- a CDS encoding ATP-binding protein — MNFWRSLVGKLWVTIICLVAVVLMTLGLFLLPYIDSNFANSGAIKRLFMYTAMIGFSMTTFFALFLFTKITQPMHQVIEAADAIRRGEYGKRLKLVTSDEIGELATSFNHMAAELEGTIRSLNHEKGLLSSVLRSMSDPVITFDNEGQIVLTNPHGQSLLESWSDLKWEQEGEDDFECVSGEAQGVPRPLRLLFRRTLHEGGDHSSNVHVRQDVWSVHMAPLYSDNQIQGTVAVLRDVTEEVRLEKMRRDFLANVSHEIRTPLSMMQGYSEALLDGMASSPEESSELVQVIHDESLRMGRLVKDLLDLARMDAGHTDLHKAPVDMNELLERIFRKFSVRAKEREIELRCIKKSRDLWLHDADEDKLEQVLTNLLDNAFRHTPAGKRIDIVADWIIYANRSEIEVEVRDEGAGIPSEDLPFIFERFYKADKARVRGESGGTGLGLAIVKNIVESHGGHISAASKLGEGTCFTLRLPVEKQ, encoded by the coding sequence GTGAACTTCTGGAGAAGCCTTGTCGGCAAGCTGTGGGTGACGATCATCTGTCTCGTTGCTGTCGTGCTTATGACACTGGGGCTGTTCCTGCTGCCATACATTGACAGCAACTTCGCCAATTCCGGCGCAATCAAACGGTTATTCATGTATACGGCCATGATCGGTTTTTCCATGACGACCTTCTTCGCACTGTTTCTGTTCACCAAGATTACGCAGCCGATGCATCAGGTTATCGAAGCGGCGGATGCTATCCGCAGGGGTGAGTACGGCAAGAGGCTAAAGCTTGTCACAAGCGATGAAATCGGAGAGCTGGCGACATCCTTCAATCATATGGCTGCTGAGCTGGAGGGTACAATCCGAAGTCTGAATCATGAAAAAGGGCTTCTATCCAGCGTACTTCGCAGCATGAGCGATCCCGTGATTACATTCGATAACGAAGGGCAGATCGTACTCACCAATCCGCACGGCCAGTCCCTGCTGGAAAGTTGGAGTGATTTGAAATGGGAGCAGGAAGGCGAAGACGATTTCGAATGCGTAAGCGGAGAGGCTCAGGGTGTTCCGCGTCCGCTGCGCCTGCTGTTCCGGCGCACGCTTCATGAAGGCGGCGACCACAGCTCCAATGTGCATGTGCGTCAGGATGTATGGTCGGTGCATATGGCGCCGCTCTATTCAGATAACCAAATTCAAGGCACCGTAGCCGTACTGCGCGATGTGACCGAAGAAGTCCGGCTTGAGAAAATGCGCCGCGATTTTCTGGCCAATGTATCCCATGAAATTCGCACTCCTCTGTCGATGATGCAGGGATACAGCGAAGCGCTGCTGGACGGCATGGCTTCTTCGCCGGAGGAGAGCAGCGAGCTTGTTCAGGTGATTCACGACGAATCGCTGCGGATGGGCCGGCTGGTGAAGGATCTGCTTGATTTGGCTCGGATGGACGCCGGACACACGGATTTGCACAAGGCTCCGGTCGACATGAACGAGCTGCTGGAACGGATATTCCGTAAATTCTCCGTGCGCGCCAAGGAGCGGGAAATTGAACTGCGCTGCATTAAAAAGAGCAGAGATCTATGGCTTCATGACGCAGACGAAGATAAGTTAGAGCAGGTTCTGACGAATCTGCTGGACAATGCCTTCCGGCATACTCCCGCCGGCAAAAGGATCGATATCGTAGCCGACTGGATTATTTATGCGAATCGGTCGGAGATTGAGGTCGAGGTTCGGGACGAAGGCGCGGGCATCCCTTCCGAAGATCTTCCTTTTATTTTTGAGCGATTCTATAAAGCGGATAAAGCCCGGGTCCGTGGGGAATCCGGAGGCACCGGCCTGGGCCTGGCTATCGTCAAGAATATCGTCGAATCCCACGGCGGACATATCTCGGCTGCCAGCAAACTAGGCGAAGGAACCTGTTTTACGCTTCGACTGCCTGTCGAAAAACAATAA
- a CDS encoding SDR family NAD(P)-dependent oxidoreductase encodes MKTLQGKITLVTGASRGAGKGIALELAAAGAYVYVTGRSVNGNRTKNRPGDIDATVEEIEKAGGRGAAVRCDHTDTRDTESLISRIASEQGRLDIMVNNVWGGNALRIDERPFWEQPLEHWNHMFDSGVRAQLITNYYAIPLMRIQKNGLIIHTTFWDRYRHISNFYYDLSKNALVRMACGLSKEIAADGIAVIPLSPGWMRTELVLDAFHTDEAHWQEVEELKATESTRYIGRAVCALAADPKIIERSGVPQQVGCLAEQYGFTDIDGRVVPAFLISE; translated from the coding sequence ATGAAAACGCTGCAGGGAAAGATTACGCTTGTCACCGGAGCAAGCAGAGGAGCGGGAAAGGGTATAGCGCTGGAATTGGCCGCCGCCGGGGCTTACGTCTATGTGACAGGCAGAAGCGTTAATGGAAACCGCACGAAAAATAGACCAGGAGATATTGATGCCACGGTGGAAGAAATCGAAAAGGCGGGAGGGCGCGGAGCGGCGGTAAGATGCGATCATACCGATACCCGTGATACGGAAAGCTTAATTTCGCGCATTGCTTCCGAACAAGGCAGGCTGGACATAATGGTGAACAATGTATGGGGAGGCAACGCGCTGCGGATTGATGAGCGGCCTTTCTGGGAGCAGCCGCTGGAGCATTGGAACCATATGTTCGATTCCGGCGTACGCGCACAGCTGATAACGAATTACTATGCGATTCCGCTGATGCGCATCCAAAAGAACGGACTGATCATTCACACTACTTTTTGGGACCGGTATAGGCACATCAGCAACTTCTACTATGATTTGTCCAAGAATGCGCTGGTACGTATGGCCTGCGGATTATCCAAGGAAATTGCGGCTGACGGAATCGCCGTCATTCCGCTGTCTCCGGGCTGGATGCGGACAGAACTTGTTCTGGACGCCTTTCATACGGATGAAGCACATTGGCAGGAAGTAGAAGAACTGAAAGCAACCGAATCCACCCGTTATATCGGGCGGGCCGTATGCGCTTTGGCAGCCGATCCGAAGATTATTGAAAGGTCGGGCGTGCCCCAGCAGGTGGGGTGTTTGGCGGAACAATACGGTTTTACCGATATTGACGGCCGGGTGGTGCCCGCATTCCTAATCTCTGAATAA
- a CDS encoding helix-turn-helix transcriptional regulator, translating into MRADRLLSILLLLQNRGKLTTRQLSGMLEISERTVHRDMEALSAAGIPVLAERGREGGWMLAEGYRTRLTGMKPREIGALLLTADPAILDDLGIKEDFAAAARKLEAVSRTLSPEAGYSLAGQIHIDGVSWHPIDESVPYLVLLQHAMQEKRRVRISYGQSTETKERIIEPLGLVAKKGVWYAVACCEGELRTYRVSRITQAEITEEHFQRPPGFDLQAYWEQSTRDFKASLPRYPAELRIRDSALPELEKERYVKVLSSAISPDPVWLAIKAEFQTFESAKRIILSYGADVIVTTPPELRQEVENTACAIVSLYQTPESGPRLS; encoded by the coding sequence ATGAGAGCCGATCGTCTGCTGTCCATTCTGCTGCTGCTTCAGAATCGCGGCAAACTTACGACCCGTCAATTATCAGGCATGCTTGAAATATCCGAACGGACGGTGCACCGGGATATGGAGGCTCTATCGGCCGCGGGCATTCCCGTACTGGCGGAGCGGGGCCGCGAAGGAGGCTGGATGCTTGCAGAGGGCTACCGCACGAGACTTACGGGCATGAAGCCCCGGGAGATCGGAGCGCTGCTCTTAACCGCAGATCCGGCGATTCTTGACGATCTAGGTATAAAAGAGGATTTTGCCGCGGCAGCCCGCAAGCTCGAGGCCGTATCCAGAACGCTCAGCCCGGAAGCCGGGTACAGCCTGGCCGGACAAATCCATATTGACGGGGTCTCGTGGCATCCTATTGATGAATCGGTCCCCTATCTGGTTCTGCTCCAGCACGCTATGCAGGAGAAGCGTAGGGTCAGAATCAGCTACGGTCAGAGTACAGAGACTAAGGAACGGATAATCGAACCTCTTGGACTGGTGGCGAAAAAAGGGGTATGGTATGCGGTTGCTTGCTGCGAGGGCGAACTTCGGACATATCGGGTGTCCCGAATCACTCAAGCCGAGATTACGGAGGAGCATTTCCAGCGGCCTCCGGGCTTCGATCTTCAGGCGTACTGGGAGCAGTCTACCCGGGACTTCAAGGCTTCATTGCCCCGCTACCCCGCCGAGCTGCGGATTCGGGATTCCGCCCTCCCGGAGCTTGAAAAAGAGCGGTATGTGAAGGTGTTGTCTTCCGCCATTTCACCTGACCCCGTATGGCTTGCAATAAAGGCGGAGTTCCAAACGTTTGAATCGGCAAAACGCATCATTTTGTCTTACGGAGCGGATGTGATTGTTACCACACCGCCTGAGCTTAGACAGGAAGTTGAGAATACGGCCTGCGCCATTGTCTCCCTCTACCAGACACCGGAAAGCGGACCGCGCCTCTCTTAA
- the ccsA gene encoding cytochrome c biogenesis protein CcsA, which translates to MSLLDFSNAAFIAAFFLYSGAFMLFTIAIMGRRWSGRSPKEHTARWGRIAFITSSLGLLCHLAYFFTRWAGGGHIPVSNMYEFMTFLSMMVMVAFTVIFSIYRKILLGLFSVPISIIVMAYAAVFPQEVQPLIPSLRSIYLNIHVTLAALGESFFAVGFAAGLMYLLRTVDFKSSSKSDKRQQRGVEFTLFIIIVIIGFLVSVFAFREAGYETVFTRSNVTVDNPGQNDSTIEKVIYKMPPIVAPYHSEIESFQSILGVKKPLTEAPFWMKGVNAGRKFNTVIWSLLTGAMIYGALRLIVRKPLGKALQPVLDGIDEGDLDEITYRAIAIGFPIFTLGALIFAMIWAQVAWGRFWGWDPKEVWALVTWLFYSAYLHLRLARGWQGRKSAWLAVLGFLVVMFTLVGVNLVIAGLHSYAGTD; encoded by the coding sequence ATGAGTCTGCTCGATTTCAGCAATGCTGCATTTATCGCAGCCTTTTTCCTGTACAGCGGAGCGTTCATGTTGTTTACCATCGCCATCATGGGGCGCAGATGGTCCGGCCGGAGTCCCAAGGAGCATACCGCGCGCTGGGGCAGAATCGCTTTTATCACCTCATCCCTCGGACTCTTGTGCCATCTTGCGTATTTCTTCACCCGCTGGGCGGGCGGGGGGCATATTCCCGTCAGCAACATGTATGAGTTCATGACCTTCTTATCCATGATGGTGATGGTCGCGTTTACCGTCATCTTCTCCATTTACCGCAAAATCCTGCTCGGTCTTTTCTCCGTTCCGATTTCCATCATTGTTATGGCCTATGCTGCCGTGTTCCCGCAGGAAGTGCAGCCGCTGATTCCGTCTTTAAGATCGATCTATTTGAATATCCATGTGACGCTGGCGGCTCTTGGAGAATCCTTTTTTGCGGTAGGATTTGCGGCTGGCCTGATGTATCTGCTGCGAACGGTCGATTTTAAAAGCTCGTCAAAAAGCGACAAACGCCAGCAGCGAGGAGTCGAATTTACGCTGTTCATCATCATCGTCATTATCGGATTTCTGGTTTCGGTATTCGCATTTCGGGAGGCGGGGTACGAGACGGTTTTTACCAGAAGCAACGTTACCGTTGACAATCCCGGGCAGAATGATAGTACAATAGAGAAAGTCATTTATAAAATGCCGCCCATTGTGGCACCTTACCATAGCGAAATTGAGAGCTTCCAGTCGATTCTTGGCGTAAAGAAACCGCTAACCGAAGCGCCGTTCTGGATGAAGGGTGTCAATGCCGGAAGGAAATTCAATACGGTGATCTGGTCGCTCCTGACTGGAGCTATGATCTACGGCGCATTGCGCCTCATTGTCCGGAAGCCGCTTGGCAAAGCGCTTCAACCCGTATTGGACGGAATCGACGAGGGCGATCTCGATGAGATTACATACCGGGCAATCGCCATCGGTTTCCCTATTTTTACGCTGGGGGCTTTGATTTTTGCCATGATATGGGCCCAGGTGGCATGGGGAAGATTTTGGGGCTGGGATCCGAAGGAAGTATGGGCTCTTGTGACTTGGCTGTTTTACAGCGCCTATCTCCATCTTCGGCTGGCGCGCGGATGGCAGGGCCGTAAATCCGCATGGCTGGCCGTACTTGGTTTTCTGGTTGTCATGTTTACTCTGGTTGGCGTCAATCTGGTTATCGCCGGACTCCATTCATATGCCGGAACAGACTAA